The following are from one region of the Pseudodesulfovibrio piezophilus C1TLV30 genome:
- a CDS encoding efflux RND transporter periplasmic adaptor subunit, with the protein MMKYRFVFGFVVMSCLVLLQACGGGQEEVAAPPRPVKTMIVKEYDIGQQWTFAGTAEDALETQLSFRVGGKIIAFPGEQIGRKFSKGAVIARLDPSDYELEYRQAKANLEQVRANYVRAKADMQRNTELYRRSVISRGELDQIEADFKSYEAQLSASAKQLDIARKHLSYTTLNAPFDGWIGEVQAQVHQNVASGQAVASFNAGREMKMYVAVPDTLIAQVHEGDKVEVRFDALPGTILFGKVMEVSVDSTASSTYPVKVYLDNKNRLLRSGMSGQVSFLGRESSGARYFVPPVAVLGKTDGTRSLWIVDPATSTVSSQTVTIGSLSEHGLEIVEGVKKGDIIVTRGVHHLKEGLKVRYSSRGTEG; encoded by the coding sequence ATGATGAAATATAGGTTTGTTTTCGGTTTTGTCGTGATGTCCTGCCTTGTCCTTTTGCAGGCGTGCGGTGGGGGCCAGGAAGAGGTCGCTGCCCCTCCCCGTCCTGTCAAAACCATGATCGTGAAGGAATATGACATCGGTCAGCAATGGACATTTGCCGGAACTGCAGAAGATGCTCTTGAAACGCAGCTTTCATTTCGGGTGGGTGGAAAGATTATTGCTTTTCCCGGCGAACAGATAGGACGAAAGTTTTCCAAAGGCGCAGTGATCGCCCGCCTCGATCCTAGTGATTACGAACTGGAATATCGTCAGGCCAAAGCGAATCTGGAGCAGGTGCGTGCCAATTATGTGCGTGCCAAGGCAGATATGCAGCGGAATACGGAACTCTATAGACGAAGTGTCATCTCCCGTGGCGAATTGGATCAGATTGAGGCTGATTTCAAGTCCTATGAGGCGCAACTCAGCGCATCGGCCAAGCAACTCGATATTGCCCGCAAGCATCTCAGTTATACGACCCTGAATGCGCCATTTGATGGCTGGATAGGAGAAGTTCAGGCTCAGGTGCACCAGAACGTTGCTTCGGGGCAGGCAGTCGCTTCTTTCAATGCAGGTCGTGAGATGAAAATGTATGTCGCTGTACCGGATACGTTGATCGCACAGGTCCATGAAGGTGACAAGGTCGAGGTCCGGTTTGATGCTCTGCCCGGCACGATCTTGTTCGGCAAAGTCATGGAGGTCAGTGTTGATTCCACAGCCAGTTCGACCTATCCGGTCAAGGTCTATCTTGATAATAAAAACAGGCTGTTGCGAAGTGGCATGTCCGGTCAGGTCAGTTTTCTTGGACGAGAATCTTCAGGCGCACGCTATTTTGTTCCGCCTGTGGCCGTATTAGGCAAAACGGATGGAACGCGCTCTCTCTGGATCGTTGACCCTGCGACCTCGACTGTCTCCAGTCAGACGGTGACCATAGGAAGTCTTTCAGAGCATGGTCTCGAAATTGTGGAAGGAGTCAAAAAAGGTGATATCATTGTGACACGGGGTGTCCATCACCTGAAAGAGGGCCTGAAGGTTCGCTATTCCAGTCGTGGTACGGAGGGATAA
- a CDS encoding efflux RND transporter permease subunit translates to MNLAKWCIKNNRTSLVLFVIIALGGIMTFINIPKDEDPDFTIRTALVSTQFPGASPQRVEELVTDKLEEKIRELSGIKVVRSQSMTGVSIIEAEFEDSLKDMEPVWQKLRNKVSDAESSLPDEAYEPVVNDEFGDVFGIVIALTGDGFSYRELKDAADSMRDQLLKIDGVGKVERWGTQAERIFVEFSNSRMAAAGVSPFALAQIIDNQNTIQPSGSSQVGPERIVIEPTGEFKGVDDIYALSIRPAGQKTSVRLADVATITRGFTDPPSTMTRYNGRPGLFLAVSMADGGNITELGERVQKRLGELRQDMFLGMDADVLVFQPDYVNTAISDFMLNLLESFGFVVIVILAFAGFRTGLIAGSLVPMAMLGCICLMPFFDVGLQRISIASLIISLGILVDNGVVVSEAILVRLAAGEERLKAVAGAVSELWMPLLAASLTTIFAFLPIPLAENATGEFCFSLFVVVSLALLCSWGMSMSMVPMMCYYILKPKLKVETYMGRLYRWYRSFLLLCLRNRTVFLAGVLLCCGVAVWGFKYVPKMFFPPNERAQFTIDFWQPYGTDITTTNKRVTRLEKFLLADKDIDSVGVFVGHGGPRWYLPLNLEQQNSNLATFVINTKSVESVDPLISRTRKELEEAFPDADYSLNKLMNGPPVGAPLQVRISGPDMKTLYALRDKVVALVEKQPGITRVWDDWGQWTKKMLVKIDQEKARKAGLTSFDVAVSLQTSMSGLQASEYRDGDTSIPILLRNNEGVRDHLDKVGSLNVYSYDSGKSVPLSQVAETKLDWQPSDIRRRDQTRTMTVKANVGEGYYALTILGSIRPQIDELMKQGDWPIGYTVEYGGEFEKSVESQEAINANMPLAMGLLVLVLVFQFNSLRRPLIILLTLPPMMVGITAGMLATNAPFGFMPMLGMISLLGIIVNNAIMLIDRIEIQRSRGMDLANSIVISAMERARPIIMTATTTIIGMIPLSLQGGEMWRPMANLIMSGLAFATILTLVLCPVLYSLFFRQSFGKYTWDPEEVRQGSDLNALSE, encoded by the coding sequence ATGAATCTCGCCAAGTGGTGCATCAAGAATAATCGTACTTCCCTCGTCCTGTTCGTGATCATCGCTCTTGGCGGTATCATGACTTTTATCAATATTCCCAAGGATGAAGACCCTGATTTTACCATCCGTACCGCTCTTGTCTCAACTCAGTTTCCAGGTGCATCTCCCCAGCGCGTGGAGGAATTGGTCACAGATAAGCTTGAGGAAAAGATTCGAGAATTGAGCGGGATCAAAGTTGTTCGGTCCCAGTCCATGACCGGGGTTTCCATTATTGAGGCTGAATTCGAGGATTCACTGAAGGATATGGAACCTGTCTGGCAGAAATTGCGTAACAAGGTTTCCGATGCGGAATCATCCTTGCCGGATGAAGCCTACGAACCTGTGGTCAATGATGAATTTGGCGATGTCTTTGGGATTGTCATTGCCTTGACCGGGGATGGATTTTCCTACCGTGAACTTAAGGACGCCGCTGATTCCATGCGGGACCAGTTATTGAAGATTGACGGCGTCGGCAAAGTGGAGCGATGGGGGACCCAGGCTGAGCGTATCTTTGTAGAATTTTCCAATTCTCGTATGGCTGCGGCAGGTGTCAGTCCTTTTGCCCTGGCCCAGATCATCGATAATCAGAATACAATTCAGCCCAGTGGTTCCAGTCAGGTTGGGCCGGAGCGTATTGTTATTGAGCCGACTGGAGAATTCAAGGGAGTGGACGATATCTATGCCCTGAGTATTCGCCCTGCCGGACAGAAGACATCCGTCAGGCTGGCAGACGTCGCGACGATTACACGGGGGTTTACTGACCCGCCGTCTACCATGACCCGGTACAATGGGCGTCCCGGTTTGTTTCTCGCCGTTTCCATGGCAGATGGCGGCAATATCACGGAACTGGGAGAACGGGTTCAGAAACGGTTGGGTGAATTACGCCAGGACATGTTCCTGGGCATGGATGCGGACGTTTTGGTTTTTCAACCGGATTACGTGAACACTGCCATCAGTGATTTCATGCTGAATCTTCTTGAGTCCTTCGGTTTTGTGGTTATCGTGATCCTTGCCTTTGCGGGCTTTCGAACCGGTTTGATAGCAGGGTCTCTCGTGCCTATGGCGATGCTTGGTTGCATTTGCCTCATGCCGTTTTTCGATGTCGGGCTGCAACGTATTTCCATTGCTTCATTGATTATCTCACTCGGTATTCTTGTTGATAACGGGGTCGTTGTTTCCGAAGCCATTCTTGTCAGACTGGCTGCGGGTGAGGAGCGACTCAAAGCGGTGGCCGGTGCTGTCAGCGAGTTGTGGATGCCGTTGCTCGCCGCTTCATTGACAACTATTTTCGCTTTTCTCCCTATCCCCTTGGCTGAGAATGCTACGGGTGAATTCTGTTTTTCCCTTTTTGTGGTGGTCTCTTTGGCCCTGTTGTGTTCGTGGGGCATGTCCATGAGCATGGTGCCGATGATGTGTTACTACATTCTTAAGCCGAAGTTGAAGGTGGAGACTTATATGGGGCGTCTCTATCGGTGGTATCGCAGTTTTCTTCTTCTGTGCTTGCGCAATAGAACGGTCTTTCTTGCCGGAGTCCTTCTCTGTTGCGGCGTGGCTGTATGGGGATTCAAGTATGTTCCGAAAATGTTCTTTCCCCCTAATGAACGGGCGCAGTTCACCATTGATTTTTGGCAGCCTTATGGAACGGACATTACCACGACAAACAAACGGGTGACTCGACTTGAAAAATTCCTTCTTGCGGACAAGGATATTGATAGTGTTGGTGTTTTTGTCGGGCATGGTGGGCCTCGCTGGTATCTGCCGCTCAATCTCGAACAGCAGAATAGCAATCTGGCCACATTCGTGATCAATACCAAGTCCGTGGAATCCGTTGATCCCCTTATTTCACGGACGAGAAAGGAATTGGAAGAGGCATTCCCTGATGCGGATTACAGTTTGAATAAACTGATGAATGGGCCACCGGTCGGTGCTCCGCTTCAGGTGCGTATTTCCGGCCCTGACATGAAAACCTTGTATGCTCTGCGAGATAAGGTGGTCGCACTTGTCGAAAAGCAACCCGGCATTACCCGTGTTTGGGATGACTGGGGGCAGTGGACCAAGAAAATGCTGGTTAAAATTGATCAGGAGAAGGCTCGCAAGGCCGGGTTAACCAGTTTTGACGTGGCAGTGAGCCTACAAACCAGCATGAGCGGTCTTCAGGCTTCAGAGTATCGGGATGGGGACACTTCGATTCCGATCCTGCTTCGTAACAATGAAGGCGTCCGTGATCATCTCGATAAAGTCGGAAGCCTGAATGTGTATTCCTACGATAGCGGAAAGAGTGTGCCTTTGAGTCAGGTGGCTGAGACGAAACTTGATTGGCAACCCTCTGATATCCGGCGTAGGGACCAGACACGGACCATGACTGTCAAGGCGAATGTGGGAGAAGGATACTATGCTCTTACTATTTTGGGATCGATTCGACCTCAAATCGATGAACTCATGAAGCAGGGAGATTGGCCGATCGGGTACACCGTCGAGTACGGAGGAGAATTTGAAAAGAGTGTGGAATCTCAGGAAGCGATTAATGCCAATATGCCTCTTGCCATGGGGCTGTTGGTCTTGGTTTTGGTCTTTCAATTCAATTCGCTCCGACGCCCGTTGATCATTCTCCTGACATTGCCTCCCATGATGGTCGGTATCACCGCCGGGATGCTCGCGACCAATGCTCCCTTCGGCTTCATGCCTATGCTCGGCATGATTTCTCTCCTGGGTATTATCGTCAATAATGCGATTATGCTCATAGACCGGATAGAAATTCAAAGGAGCCGGGGAATGGATCTTGCCAACAGCATCGTGATATCAGCCATGGAGAGGGCGAGACCCATCATCATGACTGCAACCACGACGATTATCGGCATGATTCCACTCTCGTTGCAGGGGGGCGAAATGTGGCGTCCCATGGCCAACCTGATCATGTCAGGGCTGGCCTTTGCGACAATTCTCACCCTTGTTCTCTGCCCGGTCCTATATTCACTGTTCTTTCGTCAATCCTTTGGGAAGTATACGTGGGACCCCGAAGAAGTCAGGCAGGGGAGTGACCTGAATGCGCTTTCTGAATAA
- a CDS encoding LeuA family protein: MLIDTTLREGAQLFGAYFSMKEKEAIIRGLLELGVEELELGWVGQNGLEELIRRVRPFAGATRISAWTPCRDGDIRTAAALNVDRINIGVPVSDLHLKNRLHTNREGLLERLAGTVLSAVLLGVEYVSVGLEDISRADPEFSLTAAMLAQDMGASRVRLSDSLGLLTPSETKKMITSFKENLEIDVAVHCHNDFGMATANAITALASGADYADVSVLGIGERSGIAATEEVAAYFTIKEESHGYQTQGIRQLCHQVAEAAGVPIPRTKAIAGKDIFSCESGIHAHALSKSPDLFEPFSPKTIGADRTLAVGGKSGRAAVAHALDKNGLEYPERELPQLVSAVRKLAWQLERPLTSLELSELAKRN, from the coding sequence ATGTTGATTGATACGACACTCAGAGAAGGCGCTCAGCTTTTCGGCGCTTATTTCAGCATGAAAGAAAAGGAAGCCATCATACGAGGACTCCTTGAACTTGGTGTGGAAGAATTAGAACTGGGCTGGGTAGGTCAAAATGGACTTGAAGAACTGATTCGCCGTGTTCGCCCCTTCGCCGGGGCAACCCGGATAAGCGCATGGACCCCATGCCGGGACGGAGACATCCGCACCGCAGCGGCATTGAATGTGGACAGGATCAATATTGGTGTCCCTGTTTCCGATCTTCATCTCAAGAACAGATTGCACACCAACCGCGAAGGATTACTTGAGCGATTGGCCGGAACAGTTTTATCCGCCGTCCTTCTCGGCGTGGAATATGTTTCTGTCGGCCTTGAAGATATCTCCCGTGCCGACCCGGAGTTTTCCCTGACTGCTGCGATGCTGGCACAGGATATGGGGGCTTCAAGGGTCCGACTGTCAGATTCTCTCGGTTTGCTGACTCCCTCTGAGACAAAAAAAATGATTACATCTTTCAAAGAGAATCTTGAAATCGATGTGGCGGTCCATTGCCATAACGATTTTGGCATGGCCACGGCAAATGCTATCACAGCCTTGGCCTCAGGAGCAGATTACGCAGATGTCAGTGTTCTGGGAATCGGGGAACGATCCGGTATAGCCGCCACTGAAGAAGTTGCTGCGTATTTTACCATCAAGGAGGAAAGTCATGGGTATCAAACTCAAGGGATTCGTCAACTCTGCCATCAAGTCGCTGAAGCTGCCGGGGTCCCGATTCCTCGAACGAAAGCCATTGCAGGTAAGGATATCTTTTCATGCGAATCAGGCATCCACGCTCACGCACTCAGCAAATCTCCCGACCTCTTCGAGCCGTTTTCACCGAAAACCATCGGCGCAGATCGCACTCTCGCGGTTGGCGGCAAAAGCGGGCGGGCGGCAGTTGCCCACGCACTTGATAAGAACGGGCTTGAATATCCCGAACGGGAGCTCCCTCAGCTTGTTTCAGCGGTAAGAAAACTGGCCTGGCAACTGGAACGTCCACTGACTTCGCTGGAATTATCCGAATTAGCCAAGCGCAATTAA
- the nifH gene encoding nitrogenase iron protein: MRKVAIYGKGGIGKSTTTQNTVAGLAEMGRKIMVVGCDPKADSTRLLLGGLAQKSVLDTLREEGEDVELDDIRKPGFGGTWCVESGGPEPGVGCAGRGIITSINMLESLGAYEESEGLDYSFYDVLGDVVCGGFAMPIRDGKAEEIYIVCSGEMMAMYAANNICKGIMKYAESGGVRLGGLICNSRNTDREADLITELAAKLGTQMIYFVPRDNDVQRAEINRKTVIEWDGSVPQANEYRGLAKAIDENEMFTIPTPLEIEDLEKLLLEYGILEAA, translated from the coding sequence ATGAGGAAAGTAGCAATCTACGGTAAAGGCGGCATCGGAAAGTCCACAACCACTCAGAATACTGTTGCTGGTTTGGCTGAAATGGGACGTAAGATCATGGTTGTTGGCTGTGATCCCAAGGCTGATTCCACTCGTTTGTTGCTTGGTGGTCTGGCACAGAAATCCGTTCTCGATACCCTGCGTGAAGAGGGTGAAGATGTTGAGCTGGACGATATCCGCAAGCCTGGTTTTGGCGGAACATGGTGTGTCGAGTCCGGTGGTCCCGAGCCGGGAGTTGGCTGTGCCGGTCGTGGTATCATTACTTCCATCAACATGCTCGAGTCGCTTGGTGCCTACGAAGAGTCCGAAGGACTGGATTATTCATTCTACGATGTCCTCGGTGACGTTGTCTGTGGTGGCTTCGCCATGCCAATTCGTGATGGTAAAGCTGAAGAGATCTACATCGTCTGCTCCGGCGAGATGATGGCCATGTATGCCGCAAACAACATTTGCAAGGGTATCATGAAATACGCTGAATCCGGTGGCGTTCGTCTCGGCGGCCTTATCTGCAACTCCCGTAATACTGACCGTGAAGCTGATCTGATCACTGAGCTTGCTGCGAAACTTGGCACCCAGATGATCTATTTTGTCCCGCGTGACAATGATGTCCAGCGCGCTGAGATCAACCGCAAAACAGTTATCGAGTGGGATGGTTCTGTCCCGCAGGCCAACGAGTACCGTGGATTGGCCAAAGCTATCGATGAAAACGAAATGTTCACTATTCCCACTCCGTTGGAAATTGAGGACCTCGAAAAATTGTTGCTCGAATACGGCATCCTGGAAGCTGCATAA
- a CDS encoding P-II family nitrogen regulator, with product MMIMVRAIVRPEKADDVLAALMDNGFPAVTKYSVAGRGKQRGIKIGEVTYDEIPKTMLMSVVNAADKDFVITTIMNAARSGTKGAFGDGKIFVSEVEDVYTISSGVNDTAAASEEAA from the coding sequence ATGATGATCATGGTAAGAGCGATTGTACGGCCTGAAAAAGCGGATGATGTCTTGGCTGCCCTGATGGACAATGGTTTTCCGGCAGTCACCAAATACTCCGTGGCTGGTCGCGGCAAGCAGCGCGGCATCAAGATCGGTGAAGTCACCTATGATGAAATCCCCAAGACCATGCTCATGAGCGTTGTCAACGCCGCAGACAAGGACTTCGTCATCACGACAATCATGAACGCTGCGCGCTCCGGCACCAAAGGTGCTTTCGGTGATGGTAAGATTTTTGTTTCCGAAGTCGAGGATGTCTACACCATCAGTTCCGGCGTCAACGATACTGCCGCCGCTTCCGAGGAGGCAGCATAA
- a CDS encoding P-II family nitrogen regulator codes for MKEIIAVVRMDMMNRTKAALTEVGVDAFFAHEAQGRGKGFINSSVLEGAESGYEEAAAVLGEKGKLYPKRMLTAVVTDDVVEEVVEAITSVNQTGKPGDGKIFVLPIGDAARVRTSETGEKAIA; via the coding sequence ATGAAGGAAATCATCGCAGTTGTGCGCATGGACATGATGAACCGCACCAAGGCTGCCTTGACTGAGGTTGGCGTGGATGCCTTCTTTGCTCACGAAGCACAGGGCCGAGGCAAGGGGTTTATCAACTCAAGTGTCCTGGAAGGCGCTGAGAGCGGATACGAAGAAGCCGCAGCAGTCCTGGGAGAAAAAGGGAAATTGTATCCAAAGCGCATGTTGACGGCAGTAGTCACTGACGATGTCGTGGAAGAGGTGGTGGAAGCAATCACCTCTGTCAACCAGACCGGGAAACCCGGCGATGGCAAGATTTTCGTCCTGCCTATTGGGGACGCAGCCCGCGTCAGAACCTCTGAAACCGGCGAAAAGGCGATCGCCTAA